In a genomic window of Streptomyces noursei ATCC 11455:
- a CDS encoding TetR/AcrR family transcriptional regulator, protein MPPAPVDHESRREDVSQAVWRVLAAKGFGGLTLRAVAAEMDVSTGLLMHYFPTKRALVVHALELLEKSSAERPRRARPREGLAALRAVLLDFLPIGQENTARNRIWVSSWDLALADQGLHADQAERYVRIRAAVRPHLEAAMALDELPAGADLDQLATMAVAFAHGLVVQALFDPERFPPKAQTATVDRFVDALRAPDAADSEHPLDHGPGGDPAAAARPPHADGDPAIRFSNQ, encoded by the coding sequence ATGCCGCCCGCTCCCGTCGATCACGAATCCCGCCGCGAGGACGTCTCCCAGGCGGTGTGGCGGGTACTGGCCGCCAAGGGGTTCGGCGGCCTGACCCTGCGCGCCGTGGCGGCCGAGATGGACGTCTCCACCGGCCTGCTGATGCACTACTTCCCCACCAAGCGGGCCCTGGTCGTCCATGCCCTGGAACTGCTGGAGAAGAGCAGCGCGGAACGCCCCCGACGGGCCCGCCCGCGCGAGGGGCTCGCCGCGCTCCGCGCCGTCCTGTTGGACTTCCTGCCGATCGGCCAGGAGAACACCGCCCGCAACCGGATCTGGGTCAGCTCCTGGGACCTGGCCCTCGCCGACCAGGGGCTCCACGCCGACCAGGCGGAACGCTACGTCCGCATCCGCGCGGCGGTCCGCCCCCATCTGGAAGCCGCCATGGCGCTCGACGAACTCCCCGCCGGCGCCGACCTCGACCAACTCGCCACCATGGCCGTCGCCTTCGCCCACGGCTTGGTGGTCCAGGCACTGTTCGACCCCGAGCGCTTTCCCCCGAAGGCGCAGACCGCGACGGTGGACCGCTTCGTCGACGCGCTGCGCGCCCCGGATGCGGCCGACTCCGAGCATCCGCTCGACCACGGCCCGGGCGGCGATCCGGCCGCCGCCGCGCGCCCTCCTCACGCGGACGGCGACCCGGCGATCCGCTTCTCGAACCAGTGA
- a CDS encoding GNAT family N-acetyltransferase has protein sequence MFALPLDDSAELRPLEPWQAQEFLDHIDRARPTVDPWIPWATRSTDLASAINVLQGYADGQAKDGARIYGIWLEGVLVGGVMFPQFDAALGVCEIGCWLEAAGEGRGLVHRASRILIDWAFRERGMSRVEWRTSPANKRSVAAARRLGMRRDGVLRSQFPYGGVRHDTEVWSVLADEWTG, from the coding sequence GTGTTCGCCTTGCCGCTTGATGACAGCGCCGAGCTGCGGCCCTTGGAGCCCTGGCAGGCACAGGAGTTCCTCGACCACATCGATCGCGCCCGGCCCACCGTGGACCCCTGGATCCCGTGGGCGACGCGGAGCACGGACCTGGCGTCCGCGATCAACGTCCTCCAGGGCTACGCCGACGGCCAGGCCAAGGACGGTGCGCGGATCTACGGCATCTGGCTGGAGGGCGTGCTGGTCGGCGGCGTGATGTTCCCGCAGTTCGATGCCGCGCTGGGGGTCTGCGAGATCGGTTGCTGGTTGGAAGCGGCCGGCGAAGGCCGTGGACTGGTGCACCGGGCGAGCCGGATCCTGATCGACTGGGCGTTCCGCGAGCGCGGGATGAGCCGCGTGGAATGGCGCACCAGCCCGGCCAACAAGCGCAGCGTCGCTGCGGCCCGCCGCCTGGGCATGCGCCGCGACGGTGTGCTGCGCAGCCAGTTCCCGTACGGGGGAGTCCGGCACGACACCGAGGTCTGGTCGGTCCTCGCGGACGAGTGGACGGGCTGA
- a CDS encoding amidase translates to MRKRSIAMVAAVLVAGSLCAGAPNPRAQAAGGGADDRRTPEDSATGTGSAGPESTHRESARLGVDLDTVTIPELQARMADGSLTSSALTAAYLRRIEAVDPKVNAVLRTDPTALEQAAASDARHRRGAARGPLDGIPVLLKDNVDTHDLPTTAGSLALAGRPPQRDAVLVTRLRDAGAVLLGKTNLSEWANFRATKPTSGWSAVGGQTHNPYVLDRNPCGSSAGSAAALAASLAQVAIGTETDGSIVCAAGMNGVVGHKPTLGLVSQAGVVPISAEQDTAGPMARHVVDAALTLSVLTGGDARRPGDAADLLGSPDELSRAGTLRGKRIGLWRLPELGPAVDAVTTRTAAKLRSAGAEVVEVTPPYQKRLAELEFPALLSEFHRDIDAYLTTRDGPRDLAGLIAFNRAHPAERTCFAGQELFERALAAPPTTDPQYRAARAELRDLSRRSIDETMAAHRLDAIAAPTNPPAWTTDCARGDNDIVPSSTPAAVAGYPSLSVPAGFVHELPVGLLLMAGGHQDGRLLALGAAVEHRLHAWRAPRYLPTV, encoded by the coding sequence ATGAGGAAGCGGAGCATTGCCATGGTGGCCGCCGTGTTGGTCGCCGGCTCCCTGTGCGCGGGCGCGCCGAATCCGCGCGCGCAGGCGGCCGGTGGCGGCGCGGACGACCGGCGGACACCGGAGGATTCGGCCACCGGCACGGGGTCGGCGGGCCCGGAGTCCACGCATCGGGAGTCCGCGCGCCTGGGGGTCGATCTGGACACCGTGACGATTCCGGAACTGCAGGCCCGTATGGCGGACGGGTCGCTGACCTCGTCGGCGCTGACCGCCGCCTATCTGCGCCGGATCGAGGCCGTCGACCCGAAGGTCAACGCGGTGCTGCGCACCGACCCGACGGCCCTGGAGCAGGCGGCGGCCAGCGACGCCCGGCATCGCCGCGGTGCGGCCCGCGGCCCGCTCGACGGCATCCCCGTGCTGCTGAAGGACAACGTGGACACCCACGACCTGCCCACGACGGCCGGGTCGCTGGCGCTGGCCGGCCGACCGCCGCAGCGCGACGCCGTCCTGGTGACCCGGCTGCGCGACGCGGGCGCGGTGCTCCTCGGCAAGACCAATCTGTCCGAGTGGGCGAACTTCCGTGCGACCAAGCCGACCTCGGGCTGGTCGGCGGTCGGCGGGCAGACCCACAACCCCTATGTCCTGGACCGGAACCCGTGCGGGTCGTCCGCCGGTTCGGCCGCCGCGCTGGCCGCGTCCCTGGCGCAGGTGGCGATCGGCACCGAGACGGACGGCTCCATCGTGTGCGCGGCCGGCATGAACGGGGTGGTCGGCCACAAGCCCACCCTGGGACTGGTCAGTCAGGCCGGCGTGGTCCCGATCTCGGCCGAGCAGGACACCGCGGGGCCCATGGCACGCCATGTGGTCGACGCCGCACTGACCCTGTCGGTGCTCACCGGTGGCGACGCCCGGCGGCCGGGCGATGCGGCCGACCTCCTCGGCTCCCCGGACGAACTGAGCCGCGCCGGCACGCTGCGCGGCAAACGGATCGGCCTGTGGCGGCTGCCCGAGCTGGGACCGGCCGTGGATGCCGTGACGACCCGGACCGCGGCGAAGCTGCGCAGCGCGGGCGCCGAGGTCGTCGAGGTGACGCCGCCGTACCAGAAGCGCCTGGCGGAGCTCGAATTCCCGGCGCTGCTCTCCGAGTTCCACCGGGACATCGACGCCTATCTCACCACCCGCGACGGGCCGCGGGACCTCGCCGGGCTGATCGCGTTCAACCGGGCCCACCCGGCGGAGCGGACCTGCTTCGCCGGCCAGGAGCTGTTCGAGCGGGCCCTTGCCGCGCCGCCCACCACCGACCCGCAATACCGCGCCGCACGGGCCGAGTTGCGGGATCTCTCCCGGCGTTCGATCGACGAGACCATGGCCGCCCATCGGCTGGACGCGATCGCCGCGCCGACGAATCCACCGGCCTGGACGACCGACTGCGCGCGGGGCGACAACGACATCGTCCCGTCCTCGACCCCCGCGGCCGTGGCGGGCTACCCCTCGCTGTCGGTGCCCGCCGGGTTCGTGCACGAGTTGCCGGTGGGTCTGCTCCTGATGGCCGGTGGCCACCAGGACGGCCGGCTCCTGGCGCTGGGGGCCGCGGTGGAGCACCGGCTGCACGCCTGGCGGGCACCGCGCTATCTGCCGACGGTGTGA
- a CDS encoding bifunctional serine/threonine-protein kinase/transporter substrate-binding domain-containing protein gives MRPLAKDDPRQIGPFRIIGLLGGGGMGRVYLGRAGDGRTVAVKTARSELADDHGFRKRFAREVAAAGRVGGPFVAPVVDAAPQDDVPWMATEYVPGLPLSSAVHDWGPLPEHTVRLLTAGLLQALSAVQEQGLVHRDLKPSNILLTAAGPRVIDFGIAHSAADTALTVTGTALGTPGFMAPEQLVMTGPDITGAADVFALGGVIVYAATGDGPYGSAEPQVLMYRTVHEQPQIDHLPHALKELAAACLAKEPRRRPALPDLVARVGAPGPYGDWLPEPITEQLRRLSSQLGDPRAQDTATPPPPAQAPASVGFEGLPTRTMTDPPQPPPSAAPPRQPHRPGPPPPPEGQPPATGPSRRRMLAALTAAGVVAGGGALAWTLRPDGGAQGTDGAGAAAKPGGTGQPDGRLPQAIRDKGTVTVGSDLTYAPMEFVGNGGPTGLDVDLAEALGRELGVRCTFQNAAFDSLLTGLDAGRFDLVMSAVVDTKDRQEGRATGSTTRRGVDLIDYFTSGLSLVVRNGNPEGIRKVADLSGKPVAVQRGSVAQGYLDEVSRQFPAQLTLRKFDTPDEVYADVAQRRSLACLDDFAVAAYTAATHSGGGALQLCGPQLDPVPFGIAVAKTDTALRDAVREALDRLIASGAYAKILKQWHVEGGAVPRAVVNGGR, from the coding sequence GTGCGACCGCTGGCAAAGGACGATCCGCGACAGATCGGACCGTTCCGCATTATCGGGCTGCTCGGTGGCGGCGGGATGGGACGGGTCTATCTCGGCCGCGCGGGCGACGGCCGGACGGTCGCGGTGAAGACCGCGCGGTCCGAACTCGCCGACGACCACGGTTTCCGCAAGCGGTTCGCCCGCGAGGTGGCCGCCGCCGGTCGGGTCGGGGGACCGTTCGTCGCGCCGGTGGTCGATGCCGCGCCGCAGGACGACGTGCCGTGGATGGCGACCGAGTACGTACCGGGCCTCCCGCTCAGCTCCGCCGTGCACGACTGGGGGCCGCTGCCCGAGCACACGGTGCGGCTGCTCACGGCCGGACTGCTCCAGGCCCTGTCGGCGGTGCAGGAACAGGGTCTGGTGCACCGGGACCTCAAGCCGTCCAACATCCTGCTCACCGCCGCCGGCCCACGGGTCATCGACTTCGGCATCGCGCACTCCGCCGCGGACACCGCGCTGACCGTGACCGGCACCGCCCTCGGCACCCCGGGTTTCATGGCGCCCGAGCAACTGGTCATGACCGGCCCCGACATCACCGGGGCGGCGGACGTGTTCGCCCTCGGCGGCGTGATCGTCTACGCGGCGACCGGCGACGGCCCGTACGGGAGCGCCGAACCGCAGGTCCTGATGTACCGCACCGTGCACGAGCAGCCGCAGATCGACCACCTTCCGCACGCGCTCAAGGAGTTGGCGGCGGCATGCCTGGCGAAGGAGCCGCGGCGGCGGCCCGCGCTCCCCGACCTGGTGGCGCGGGTGGGCGCACCGGGCCCGTACGGTGACTGGCTGCCGGAACCGATCACCGAACAACTCCGCCGGCTGTCCAGCCAACTCGGCGACCCCCGCGCCCAGGACACCGCCACGCCGCCGCCCCCGGCCCAGGCACCCGCGAGCGTCGGCTTCGAGGGACTGCCGACCCGCACGATGACGGATCCCCCGCAACCCCCGCCGTCCGCCGCTCCGCCCCGGCAGCCCCACCGCCCCGGCCCACCACCGCCACCGGAGGGGCAGCCCCCGGCCACGGGGCCGAGCCGCCGCCGGATGCTCGCCGCCTTGACCGCCGCCGGGGTCGTCGCCGGTGGCGGGGCACTGGCCTGGACGCTCCGGCCGGACGGCGGGGCGCAGGGCACCGATGGTGCCGGCGCCGCGGCCAAGCCCGGCGGGACCGGGCAACCGGACGGCCGGCTGCCACAGGCGATACGCGACAAGGGCACCGTCACCGTCGGCTCGGACCTCACCTACGCCCCGATGGAGTTCGTCGGCAACGGCGGGCCCACCGGTCTCGACGTCGATCTGGCCGAGGCCCTCGGCCGCGAACTGGGCGTGCGCTGCACGTTCCAGAACGCCGCCTTCGACTCCCTCCTCACCGGCCTCGACGCGGGCAGGTTCGACCTGGTCATGTCGGCGGTGGTCGACACCAAGGACCGTCAGGAGGGGCGCGCGACCGGCTCGACGACGCGCCGCGGCGTCGACCTGATCGACTACTTCACGTCCGGGCTCTCGCTCGTCGTCCGCAACGGCAACCCGGAGGGCATCCGCAAGGTGGCGGACCTCTCGGGCAAGCCGGTCGCGGTCCAGCGCGGCTCGGTCGCACAGGGCTACCTCGACGAGGTGAGCCGGCAGTTCCCCGCGCAGCTGACGCTGCGCAAGTTCGACACACCCGACGAGGTCTACGCCGACGTCGCCCAACGCCGTTCGCTCGCCTGCCTCGACGACTTCGCGGTCGCGGCCTACACCGCGGCGACCCACTCCGGCGGCGGCGCCCTCCAACTCTGCGGCCCACAGCTCGACCCGGTGCCCTTCGGCATCGCCGTCGCCAAGACCGACACGGCCCTGCGCGACGCCGTGCGGGAGGCGCTCGACCGCCTCATCGCGAGCGGCGCGTACGCGAAGATCCTCAAGCAGTGGCACGTCGAGGGCGGGGCGGTGCCGCGGGCCGTCGTCAACGGCGGGCGGTAG
- a CDS encoding PIG-L deacetylase family protein encodes MSLPSLLAVFAHPDDESLSAGGLLARHAAAGARTAVVTATWAAETRRAAELADALRILGAGAPRLLGYADAGAPQSAPGRARFCAAPLDESVRLVVGHIREFRPDIVVTHDAYGGLTGHTDHRHTHRVTTLAVQAAGWEQLYPDAGAPWQPSALHLATHPHSAARALGDRLVRAGRARYSVPDEWVTATVDVSPWLEQKLGAVLAHRTEVERGALPGRIAGLPPADRARLLSTEWYIHHGCPGFTHRAG; translated from the coding sequence ATGTCCCTGCCGAGCCTCCTGGCGGTGTTCGCCCACCCGGACGACGAGTCCCTATCGGCGGGCGGGCTGCTCGCCCGCCACGCGGCCGCCGGGGCGCGGACCGCGGTCGTCACGGCCACCTGGGCGGCGGAGACCCGGCGCGCCGCGGAACTGGCCGACGCACTGCGCATCCTCGGGGCTGGCGCCCCGCGCCTGCTGGGCTACGCCGATGCCGGCGCGCCGCAGTCGGCCCCGGGCCGCGCCCGGTTCTGCGCGGCGCCGCTCGACGAGTCGGTGCGGCTCGTGGTCGGACACATCCGGGAGTTCCGCCCCGACATCGTCGTCACGCACGACGCCTACGGCGGACTGACCGGCCACACGGACCACCGCCACACGCACCGGGTGACCACGCTCGCGGTCCAGGCCGCCGGATGGGAACAGCTCTACCCGGACGCCGGCGCCCCCTGGCAGCCGAGCGCGCTCCACCTGGCCACGCACCCGCACTCCGCCGCACGGGCGTTGGGAGACCGCCTCGTCAGGGCAGGCCGGGCGCGATACAGCGTCCCCGACGAGTGGGTCACCGCGACCGTCGATGTGAGCCCGTGGCTGGAGCAGAAGCTCGGCGCCGTACTGGCCCACCGCACCGAGGTCGAGCGCGGTGCCCTGCCGGGGCGCATCGCCGGCCTCCCCCCAGCCGATCGGGCCCGCCTGCTGTCCACCGAGTGGTACATCCACCACGGGTGCCCGGGGTTCACGCACCGGGCAGGCTAG
- a CDS encoding DUF6801 domain-containing protein, which yields MISAEGSRHRRGAARAVLRGPVARRVVTVATTVGVAGGIVGVTGAAPAAADPVSRTLAYTCSIQSFTQTARVRIDADVPTSTAVGQPTPRFVIRAGAPLGSAVTSGLNWLGVKSVEGRADAQVRVVAPHGGGTTTVPFQVPRTTVPDSGSLVVRATGTAPSRTFDRPGRAQITVGDLVLHVVPREADGKVFRGPIDVPCKLAPRQNDVVASFAITANPSAGSTTTGSNGSAGSDAAGPGSAAHTGPSTTDGTPGSSASGAPGEAGGAAGPNSRDGKSSGARHPEGGERSGTSALGAAVPSGSTTAIGSQHTRSLVLLAVGALAVGALALVFALRFRARRK from the coding sequence ATGATCAGTGCAGAAGGAAGCCGACACCGGCGCGGTGCGGCCCGCGCCGTCCTGAGGGGTCCGGTGGCCCGTCGTGTCGTCACCGTGGCGACGACGGTGGGGGTGGCCGGCGGAATCGTGGGAGTCACCGGCGCCGCCCCGGCGGCGGCGGATCCGGTGTCGCGCACGCTCGCCTACACCTGCTCGATCCAGTCGTTCACTCAGACCGCAAGGGTGCGGATCGACGCGGACGTCCCCACCTCGACCGCGGTCGGGCAGCCCACCCCGCGGTTCGTCATCCGCGCCGGGGCGCCGTTGGGTTCGGCCGTCACCAGCGGGCTGAACTGGCTCGGCGTGAAGAGCGTCGAGGGCCGGGCGGACGCCCAGGTCCGCGTGGTCGCGCCGCACGGCGGCGGAACCACCACCGTGCCGTTCCAGGTTCCCAGGACCACCGTCCCGGACTCCGGTTCGCTCGTCGTCCGGGCGACCGGCACCGCACCGTCGCGTACCTTCGACCGGCCGGGCAGGGCGCAGATCACCGTGGGCGACCTCGTCCTGCACGTCGTGCCCAGGGAAGCCGACGGCAAGGTGTTCCGGGGCCCGATCGACGTGCCGTGCAAACTGGCCCCGCGACAGAACGACGTGGTGGCGTCCTTCGCCATCACGGCGAACCCGTCGGCCGGCTCGACGACGACCGGGAGCAACGGCTCGGCCGGCTCCGACGCCGCCGGGCCCGGGTCCGCGGCGCACACCGGGCCGTCCACCACCGACGGCACGCCCGGCTCGAGCGCATCCGGCGCTCCGGGCGAGGCGGGCGGCGCGGCCGGCCCGAACTCCCGTGACGGGAAGTCCAGTGGGGCTCGGCACCCGGAGGGCGGGGAGCGGTCCGGCACGAGCGCGCTCGGCGCGGCCGTCCCGTCCGGCAGCACCACCGCGATCGGCAGTCAGCACACCCGGAGCCTGGTCCTGCTGGCCGTGGGAGCGCTTGCGGTGGGGGCGCTCGCCCTCGTCTTCGCCCTCCGCTTCCGGGCGCGCCGCAAGTAG
- a CDS encoding trypsin-like peptidase domain-containing protein — protein MTPAPSGTGEPAGLDPARAVQIITTRPSGAGRRGSGYRMTGDVVLTAAHVIGDAASVQVRFVHQDGSVRDVPGETVWADVPADIALLKIADGAGPDERYAVEVPPVRFARVGQPVDCAALGFPRFKLRRDAASPERDPLASYRDTHHALGQAVPLSNQRQGTLEIARLAAPEHDQAPDRSPWEGMSGAAVWSEGCLIGIVSEHHRSDGLGRLTARPVHRWYAGLSPARIGELGELIGLPPDADRLDRLPRPSPPPPDGPPELREAVRKLAATVHDQWDREERRRKVHDPMPLTVRFRLADAGLFDHWANIRRSAPGTDPGPLPLAGRLQHMVRVYRSVPSARLVVLGAAGSGKTILTLRFVLDRLGDRSPDDPVPVIFGLGAWDPRSTSLRDWMCDQLVRDYGLAARDPDMPGRNLAGALVDTGRILPVLDGFDEIASGLQGEALDKLNATTTPLLLTSRPAQYAQAVAATDVLSAAAVVQLDDLTLGDLADYLPRASRPGVDGGLHGTVWEPVLARLGTRPRDRGAHNVATVLTTPLMVAMARTIYSDAPGRDPSELLDTTRFRTADDLRKHLLAAFTPTAYHRPPTDSDPATGRRRRRHWDPERAHHWLGYLAAHLTRLDTADLAWWQLGTTLRRSTRVLVVGFLAALSFGVTTAVGNLPVDLVATSHGARFALVRGLVVGLLHGLVVGFAFGMVYAFISRGATEPSRFRVRLFGRGRRRRARFLPRFTVGLAFGTPIALVLVLVDRGVVGPLGLADGLDGGLLGALMFVPGAGLGIGLVLGIVAWLEVPSDIRSAVRPAALLNDNRKNVVFHMLVWALVFGLAAGVANGIVEGPMRGFLAGLVFAGEAAFGCGLGYGLSWTAWGQWVALSRIWLPLTGRVPWALIAFLNDACERGVLRQAGAVYQFRHAELRDHLAQTFRERDDQRPFLDS, from the coding sequence GTGACTCCCGCGCCGAGCGGGACCGGGGAGCCGGCGGGACTCGACCCGGCACGGGCGGTCCAGATCATCACCACCCGCCCCTCGGGCGCGGGCCGGCGCGGCTCGGGCTACCGGATGACCGGGGACGTGGTGCTCACCGCCGCGCACGTGATCGGCGACGCGGCATCGGTTCAGGTGCGGTTCGTCCATCAGGACGGCAGCGTGCGGGACGTGCCCGGCGAGACGGTCTGGGCGGACGTCCCCGCGGACATCGCCCTGCTGAAGATCGCGGACGGGGCGGGCCCCGACGAGCGGTACGCCGTCGAGGTGCCGCCGGTGCGATTCGCCCGCGTCGGGCAGCCGGTGGACTGCGCGGCGCTCGGGTTCCCGAGGTTCAAGCTGCGCCGCGACGCCGCGTCGCCGGAGCGCGATCCCCTCGCCTCCTACCGGGACACCCACCACGCACTCGGCCAGGCCGTCCCGCTGTCGAACCAGCGCCAGGGCACCCTGGAGATCGCCAGGCTGGCGGCCCCGGAGCACGACCAGGCCCCGGACCGTTCGCCCTGGGAAGGGATGTCGGGGGCCGCGGTGTGGAGCGAAGGGTGCCTGATCGGCATCGTCAGCGAGCACCACCGCTCCGACGGGCTCGGCAGACTCACCGCGCGCCCGGTGCACCGCTGGTACGCGGGGCTGTCCCCGGCCCGGATCGGCGAGTTGGGCGAGCTCATCGGCCTGCCGCCCGATGCCGACCGACTCGACCGGCTCCCCCGCCCGTCCCCACCGCCGCCCGACGGCCCGCCGGAGCTGCGGGAGGCGGTCAGGAAACTCGCCGCCACGGTCCACGACCAGTGGGACAGGGAGGAGCGGCGGCGCAAGGTGCACGACCCGATGCCGCTGACCGTGCGGTTCCGGCTCGCGGACGCGGGACTGTTCGACCACTGGGCCAACATCCGCCGGTCCGCACCCGGAACGGACCCGGGCCCACTGCCGCTGGCCGGCCGACTTCAGCACATGGTGCGGGTGTACCGGTCCGTTCCGTCCGCTCGGCTGGTGGTGCTCGGTGCGGCCGGTTCGGGCAAGACGATCCTCACCCTGCGCTTCGTCCTCGACCGGCTCGGCGACCGCTCCCCCGACGACCCGGTACCCGTGATCTTCGGCCTGGGCGCGTGGGACCCCCGGAGCACCTCGCTGCGCGACTGGATGTGCGACCAGTTGGTGCGCGACTACGGCCTGGCGGCCCGGGACCCCGACATGCCCGGGCGCAACCTGGCCGGCGCCCTGGTGGACACCGGCCGGATCCTGCCCGTCCTCGACGGGTTCGACGAGATCGCAAGCGGCCTGCAGGGGGAAGCGCTCGACAAGCTCAACGCCACCACCACTCCGCTGCTGCTCACCAGCCGCCCCGCGCAGTACGCCCAGGCGGTGGCGGCGACCGACGTGCTCAGCGCCGCGGCCGTCGTCCAGCTGGACGACCTCACCCTCGGCGACCTCGCCGACTACCTGCCGCGCGCCAGTCGCCCCGGCGTGGACGGCGGGCTGCACGGCACGGTGTGGGAACCCGTCCTGGCCAGGCTCGGCACCCGGCCGCGCGACCGGGGCGCCCACAACGTCGCCACGGTGCTCACCACCCCGCTGATGGTCGCCATGGCACGCACCATCTACAGCGACGCGCCCGGCCGGGACCCTTCCGAGCTGCTCGACACCACCCGCTTCCGCACCGCCGACGACCTGCGCAAACACCTCCTGGCCGCGTTCACGCCCACCGCCTACCACCGCCCGCCGACCGACAGCGACCCCGCCACCGGCCGTCGCCGCCGACGGCACTGGGACCCCGAACGCGCCCACCACTGGCTCGGCTACCTCGCCGCGCACCTCACCCGACTCGACACCGCCGACCTCGCCTGGTGGCAACTGGGCACCACCCTGCGCCGCTCCACCCGGGTGCTGGTGGTCGGATTCCTCGCCGCGCTGTCCTTCGGCGTCACCACCGCGGTCGGCAACCTCCCCGTCGACCTGGTCGCCACCTCGCACGGCGCCCGGTTCGCGCTCGTTCGTGGGCTCGTCGTCGGGCTGCTGCACGGGCTCGTGGTCGGGTTCGCGTTCGGGATGGTGTACGCGTTCATCTCCCGGGGTGCGACGGAGCCGTCGCGGTTCCGCGTGCGGCTCTTCGGCAGGGGGAGACGGAGGCGTGCGCGGTTCCTCCCCCGGTTCACGGTCGGGCTCGCCTTCGGCACCCCGATCGCGCTGGTGTTGGTGCTGGTGGACAGGGGGGTGGTCGGGCCGCTCGGACTGGCGGACGGGCTCGACGGCGGCCTCCTGGGGGCGCTCATGTTCGTGCCCGGCGCCGGGCTCGGGATCGGACTGGTGTTGGGCATCGTTGCCTGGCTCGAAGTGCCCAGTGACATCAGATCCGCCGTCCGCCCCGCCGCGCTGCTGAACGACAACCGCAAGAACGTGGTCTTCCACATGCTCGTGTGGGCACTCGTCTTCGGACTGGCGGCCGGGGTCGCCAACGGGATCGTCGAAGGGCCGATGCGCGGGTTCCTGGCCGGTCTGGTGTTCGCGGGCGAAGCGGCCTTCGGATGCGGGCTCGGCTACGGGCTCAGCTGGACCGCCTGGGGGCAGTGGGTGGCGCTGTCGCGCATCTGGCTGCCACTGACCGGACGCGTGCCGTGGGCTCTGATCGCCTTCCTCAACGACGCCTGCGAGCGGGGCGTGTTGCGTCAGGCCGGTGCGGTATACCAGTTCCGCCACGCCGAACTCCGGGACCATCTGGCTCAGACCTTCCGGGAGCGCGACGACCAACGTCCCTTCCTGGACAGCTGA
- a CDS encoding trypco2 family protein, which translates to MIELASVIRDLRAELEQAITAAEGEALRFELGPVELEVSVALERTAQGGAKVRFWVVEAGAEATAGATTTQRIKLALQPTLAGTNAHPFVSGPADAHEQ; encoded by the coding sequence GTGATCGAGTTAGCCAGTGTGATCAGGGATCTCAGGGCGGAGCTGGAACAGGCGATCACCGCCGCGGAGGGTGAGGCGCTTCGCTTCGAACTGGGACCCGTCGAGCTGGAGGTGTCGGTCGCGCTGGAGCGGACGGCACAGGGCGGGGCGAAGGTGCGGTTCTGGGTGGTGGAGGCCGGGGCGGAGGCGACCGCCGGCGCCACCACGACCCAACGCATCAAACTGGCCCTGCAGCCGACCCTGGCCGGGACGAACGCTCACCCGTTCGTCTCCGGCCCGGCCGACGCCCACGAACAGTGA
- a CDS encoding CAP domain-containing protein, with protein sequence MSKHRRTRNHRRITVAALAVAAVGVPSVAMACRGEQPYEAGHFHHHRTGAVSAAPASAPNAAASAASAAPTSGTTARVLELVNKERGKAGCSPLTLNAKLTKAAQAHSKDMADHHNMSHTGSDGSDPGARLTSAGYHWNSYGENVAYGYTTPESVMVGWMSSAGHKRNILDCSFKEIGVGLAQPGNYWTQDFGTAS encoded by the coding sequence ATGAGCAAGCACCGCAGGACGCGGAACCACCGGCGGATAACGGTCGCCGCCCTCGCCGTGGCCGCCGTGGGCGTCCCCTCCGTCGCCATGGCCTGCCGCGGCGAACAGCCCTACGAGGCAGGGCACTTCCACCACCACCGGACGGGCGCGGTGTCGGCGGCACCCGCCTCGGCTCCGAACGCCGCCGCCTCCGCCGCCTCCGCCGCGCCGACCTCCGGCACGACGGCCCGCGTACTGGAACTCGTCAACAAGGAGCGCGGCAAGGCCGGCTGCTCCCCCTTGACCCTCAACGCAAAGCTGACAAAGGCCGCCCAAGCCCACAGCAAGGACATGGCGGACCACCACAACATGTCGCATACCGGATCCGACGGGTCCGACCCGGGTGCCCGGCTCACGAGCGCCGGCTACCACTGGAACAGCTACGGCGAGAACGTCGCCTACGGCTACACCACCCCGGAGAGCGTGATGGTGGGCTGGATGTCCAGCGCCGGCCACAAGCGCAACATCCTCGACTGCTCGTTCAAGGAGATCGGCGTCGGCCTCGCACAGCCCGGCAACTACTGGACGCAGGATTTCGGCACCGCCTCGTAG
- a CDS encoding CbtB domain-containing protein yields MAQTVAQPTSTTPVVPATLPLKAIAPWAVFFGVLMLVLLYFVGAEQGATSVFSGTDVHEWVHDARHLLGFPCH; encoded by the coding sequence ATGGCGCAGACCGTTGCCCAGCCGACATCCACCACTCCCGTCGTTCCCGCCACGCTGCCGCTGAAGGCGATCGCTCCGTGGGCGGTCTTCTTCGGCGTTCTGATGCTCGTCCTGCTCTACTTCGTGGGCGCGGAGCAGGGCGCCACGTCCGTGTTCAGCGGCACCGACGTGCACGAGTGGGTCCACGACGCCCGCCACCTGCTCGGTTTCCCCTGCCACTGA